Proteins encoded in a region of the Suricata suricatta isolate VVHF042 chromosome 10, meerkat_22Aug2017_6uvM2_HiC, whole genome shotgun sequence genome:
- the KRT8 gene encoding keratin, type II cytoskeletal 8, with amino-acid sequence MSIRVTQKTYKVAGPRAFSSRSYSSIPSSRISLRGGIGGNLWGGLGNSSISMAGGYGGAGGFGGITHVSVNQSLLNPLNLEVDPNFQAVRLQEKEQIKVLNNKFASFIDKVRHLEQQNKILETKWSLLQQQKTSRSNMDNMFESYINNLRRQLETLGQEKLKLEVELGNMQGLVEDFKTKYEQEIKDRTDLENDFVLIKKDVDEAYMNKVELESRLEGLTDEINFLRHLYEEEIRELQSQISETSVVLSMDNNRSLDLDSIIAEVKAQYEEIANRSRAEAQTLYQIKYEELQTLAGKHGDDLRRTKTEISEMNRNVSRLQAEIEALKNQRASLEAAIADAEQRGELAVKDASAKVTELEAALQRAKQDMARQLREYQELMNVKLALDIEIATYRKLLEGEESRLEAGVQKMSIHAKINPGYIGGMVAAGGDIMNPGLMHGLNAFGSPPHNRVSSAKAVVVKKIETRDGKLVSESSDVLSK; translated from the exons ATGTCCATCAGGGTGACCCAGAAGACCTACAAGGTGGCCGGCCCCCGGGCCTTCAGCAGCCGCTCCTACAGTAGTATACCCAGTTCCCGCATCAGCCTGCGGGGGGGCATCGGCGGCAACCTCTGGGGTGGCCTGGGAAACAGCAGCATAAGTATGGCCGGGGGCTACGGCGGGGCCGGGGGTTTTGGGGGCATCACACACGTCTCAGTGAACCAGAGCCTGCTGAACCCCCTTAATCTGGAGGTGGACCCCAACTTCCAGGCTGTGCGCCTCCAGGAGAAAGAGCAGATCAAGGTCCTCAACAACAAGTTTGCCTCCTTCATCGACAAG GTACGGCACCTGGAGCAGCAGAACAAGATTCTGGAGACCAAATGGAGCCTCCTGCAGCAGCAGAAAACCTCTCGGAGCAACATGGACAACATGTTCGAGAGTTACATCAACAACCTTCGGCGGCAGCTGGAAACCCTGGGCCAGGAGAAGCTGAAGCTGGAGGTGGAGCTTGGCAACATGCAGGGCCTGGTGGAGGACTTCAAGACTAA GTACGAGCAGGAGATCAAAGACCGTACAGACTTGGAGAATGATTTTGTCCTCATCAAGAAG GATGTGGACGAAGCTTACATGAACAAGGTGGAGCTGGAGTCCCGCTTGGAAGGGCTGACCGATGAGATCAACTTCTTAAGGCACCTGTATGAAGAG GAGATCCGTGAGCTGCAGTCCCAGATCTCGGAAACGTCTGTGGTGCTGTCCATGGACAACAATCGTTCCCTGGACCTGGATAGTATCATTGCCGAGGTCAAGGCCCAGTACGAGGAAATTGCCAACCGCAGCCGGGCTGAGGCTCAGACCTTGTACCAGATCAAG TATGAGGAGTTGCAGACATTGGCTGGGAAGCATGGGGATGACCTCCGTCGCACGAAAACAGAGATTTCTGAGATGAACCGGAATGTCAGCCGACTCCAGGCTGAGATTGAGGCCCTCAAAAACCAG AGGGCTTCCCTGGAAGCCGCCATCGCCGATGCTGAGCAGCGCGGGGAGCTGGCCGTGAAGGATGCCAGTGCTAAGGTGACTGAGCTGGAGGCCGCCCTGCAGCGAGCCAAGCAGGACATGGCGCGGCAGCTGCGCGAGTACCAGGAGCTCATGAATGTCAAGCTGGCCCTGGACATCGAGATTGCCACCTACCGCAAGCTGCTGGAGGGCGAGGAGAGCCG GCTGGAAGCTGGGGTGCAGAAAATGAGTATCCACGCTAAGATCAACCCCGGCTACATAG GTGGCATGGTCGCAGCTGGTGGGGACATCATGAACCCTGGCCTCATGCATGGCCTGAATGCCTTTGGTTCTCCTCCCCATAACCGTGTTAGCTCTGCAAAGGCTGTAGTGGTGAAGAAGATTGAGACCCGTGATGGGAAGCTGGTTTCTGAGTCGTCTGATGTCCTGTCCAAGTGA